A window from Opitutia bacterium ISCC 52 encodes these proteins:
- a CDS encoding sulfatase-like hydrolase/transferase has product MNLFRFRFFFVFTLGLTLLCCGLTGANHGGKSSKPNIIVVFIDDMGWGDFSSFGNTEAETPHIDRLASEGIAFEQFYVNSPICSPSRVAISTGTYPARWGITSYLAHRKLNADRGIRNWLDLDAPFLARFLKDAGYATGHFGKWHMGGQRDVHEAPLITDYGFDESITNFEGLGARVLPLKYSPGNKPPVQHNLGSHELGHGPIIWHDRAYVTEKFAEAAVSFAKFSASQDQPFYLNLWPDDVHTPMHPPLEEWGDGSDRHLYLKVLEAMDEQFTPLFNLIHEDKKLRENTIIVVCSDNGPEVGFGSAGHLRGHKATLFEGGIRSSLIVWAPGFMESAVHGTRNDSSVFSAMDLVPSLLSIAGVSAEADFDGENLKETLLGNSDASRSQPLFFRRPPDREDFRHYTELPDLAVREGKWKLFCDYDGGSPELYNLQEDPSETSNVISENSEVAGRLTHAVLRWNASMPKDKGESLGQWARKSRKQ; this is encoded by the coding sequence ATGAATCTATTCCGTTTTCGCTTCTTCTTTGTATTCACGCTTGGTCTCACGCTCCTTTGTTGTGGACTAACCGGTGCAAACCACGGAGGAAAATCATCCAAGCCCAATATCATTGTCGTATTTATCGACGACATGGGGTGGGGCGACTTTTCCAGCTTTGGGAATACGGAAGCTGAGACTCCCCATATAGATCGCCTTGCTTCAGAGGGAATTGCCTTTGAGCAGTTTTATGTGAACTCACCCATCTGTTCGCCATCGCGGGTGGCTATATCGACCGGGACTTATCCGGCCAGATGGGGGATCACATCTTACCTCGCGCACCGAAAGTTGAATGCGGATCGAGGTATTAGAAACTGGTTGGATCTCGATGCTCCATTTTTGGCTCGTTTCTTAAAAGACGCTGGGTATGCGACTGGTCATTTTGGAAAGTGGCATATGGGCGGGCAGCGCGACGTTCATGAAGCTCCGCTCATCACGGACTATGGATTTGATGAATCCATCACAAACTTCGAAGGATTGGGTGCTCGAGTTTTGCCCCTGAAGTACTCTCCTGGAAACAAACCACCTGTCCAGCATAACCTGGGTTCGCACGAGCTTGGCCATGGTCCTATCATCTGGCACGATCGAGCCTACGTAACTGAGAAGTTTGCGGAGGCCGCTGTGAGTTTTGCCAAATTTTCAGCCTCACAGGATCAACCCTTTTACCTTAATCTCTGGCCGGATGATGTGCACACGCCGATGCATCCACCTTTGGAGGAATGGGGAGATGGAAGTGACAGGCATCTTTATCTCAAAGTGCTGGAGGCCATGGACGAGCAATTTACCCCTTTGTTTAACTTGATCCACGAAGACAAGAAACTGCGTGAAAATACCATCATCGTAGTTTGTTCAGATAATGGCCCTGAAGTCGGCTTTGGTTCTGCCGGTCATCTGCGTGGACACAAAGCTACACTGTTTGAGGGAGGGATTCGGTCCTCTTTGATTGTGTGGGCGCCTGGATTCATGGAAAGCGCAGTGCATGGCACCCGGAACGATTCCTCTGTCTTTTCGGCTATGGACTTGGTTCCTTCTCTTTTATCGATAGCTGGAGTAAGTGCAGAAGCCGACTTCGATGGTGAAAACTTGAAAGAAACGCTTCTGGGAAACTCTGATGCATCCCGATCTCAACCCCTCTTTTTTCGGCGGCCTCCGGATCGTGAAGATTTCAGGCACTACACCGAATTGCCAGACCTGGCTGTAAGGGAAGGGAAGTGGAAATTGTTTTGTGATTACGATGGTGGAAGTCCGGAGCTCTATAATCTTCAAGAAGACCCGTCAGAGACCTCCAACGTGATTTCAGAGAATTCCGAGGTCGCGGGCCGTCTCACCCATGCTGTTTTGCGATGGAACGCCTCTATGCCGAAGGATAAGGGCGAATCCCTTGGTCAATGGGCTAGAAAATCCAGGAAACAATAG
- a CDS encoding fatty acid desaturase: protein MRIKHWDNFAFIAGYHLLLLLLFPLFIKHFEWSALVLCGVTYILGGLAITAGYHRLFSHRSYKASPFWENLNLFCATLAVEASALQWSNDHRIHHTHVDTEKDPYNIHRGFFYAHVGWLFVHHEPIQDKLVKDLKKNPRVMFQFNHMLSISLISNGLVFAIGCFFMHPIAALVAGVLLRVFLIHHCTWFINSLAHMWGSKTYAKEQTAVDNGILALLTFGEGYHNYHHAMANDYRNGIRWYHFDPTKWLIWTCSKIGITSDLKRVHKVRLQKLLVRKDKDLLLERFKTEIDEKTIELKKRAEELAKTFEDKASEVLRKVRELKDATDAKRAELKREIRELKRELHIHWKEWIELTQYVVRNYQLSHAH from the coding sequence ATGCGTATTAAGCACTGGGACAATTTTGCCTTTATTGCGGGTTATCACCTGCTTTTGCTCCTTTTATTTCCTCTATTCATTAAGCACTTTGAGTGGTCAGCGCTCGTGCTATGTGGAGTGACCTATATCTTAGGGGGATTGGCGATCACAGCAGGATATCACCGCCTTTTTTCTCATCGGTCTTACAAAGCGAGTCCTTTTTGGGAGAACTTAAATCTGTTTTGCGCAACCTTGGCCGTAGAGGCTTCTGCCCTCCAATGGTCCAACGATCATCGTATTCACCATACTCATGTGGATACAGAGAAGGACCCCTACAATATTCATCGAGGTTTCTTTTATGCGCACGTTGGTTGGCTGTTTGTTCATCATGAGCCTATTCAGGATAAATTGGTGAAGGATTTGAAGAAGAACCCTCGGGTAATGTTTCAGTTTAACCACATGCTATCCATTTCGTTGATCTCCAATGGACTTGTTTTTGCAATTGGTTGCTTCTTTATGCACCCAATCGCTGCCTTGGTTGCTGGTGTATTACTACGTGTATTTTTAATCCATCATTGCACTTGGTTTATCAACTCATTGGCTCACATGTGGGGATCGAAAACCTATGCTAAAGAGCAGACCGCGGTGGATAATGGTATACTTGCACTGCTAACCTTTGGTGAGGGGTATCACAATTACCACCACGCCATGGCCAATGATTATCGTAATGGTATTAGATGGTATCACTTTGATCCGACCAAATGGCTCATTTGGACTTGCAGCAAAATTGGAATAACTTCGGACCTAAAACGTGTTCACAAAGTTCGCCTTCAGAAGCTGCTAGTAAGAAAAGATAAAGACCTGCTTCTCGAGCGTTTCAAAACTGAGATCGACGAGAAAACGATCGAACTTAAAAAGCGCGCCGAAGAGTTGGCTAAAACATTTGAGGACAAGGCTTCAGAAGTCTTACGCAAAGTCCGTGAGCTCAAAGATGCGACCGATGCCAAGCGCGCTGAATTGAAGCGTGAGATTCGTGAACTAAAGCGCGAACTTCACATTCACTGGAAAGAATGGATCGAGCTTACCCAGTATGTGGTAAGAAATTATCAGCTCTCTCACGCCCATTAG
- a CDS encoding class I SAM-dependent methyltransferase — translation MHPATMLKSLKSPTLQNAVDKLLEKENYSSEEITWLRQISPRVHKNESGYVTDGGEHYLKVGLSAMKCIQQVIASSGLTSPSSILDFPCGYGRVMRFLKAAFPHAQIEGADLDKKANRFCSRIFKAKTMTSRPDFDELELNCRHDLIWCGSLITHLDKGGIASLLHFFFRHLNPGGTCVFTSHGIRVENLLTRGEINYSLTPDLVEKLLQGYRESGAAFSEYNKSKEGYGISLTSDAVIRKLAAEAGDWSCVGFEPAGWDNHQDVYAFRRDS, via the coding sequence ATGCATCCTGCGACCATGCTTAAGTCCTTAAAGTCGCCAACACTCCAAAACGCAGTAGATAAACTTCTCGAGAAGGAGAATTATAGTTCAGAGGAAATAACCTGGCTCAGACAAATATCTCCTCGAGTTCATAAGAATGAATCCGGATATGTTACGGATGGCGGAGAGCATTACTTGAAAGTAGGCCTGTCAGCAATGAAGTGTATCCAACAAGTGATTGCTTCTTCCGGATTAACTAGCCCGAGTTCTATCTTAGACTTTCCATGTGGCTATGGTCGTGTGATGCGCTTCTTAAAAGCGGCCTTTCCGCACGCTCAAATCGAAGGAGCCGACCTGGATAAAAAAGCTAATCGATTCTGCTCCCGCATTTTTAAAGCCAAGACGATGACTTCCAGGCCAGATTTTGACGAGCTAGAACTCAATTGTAGGCATGACCTGATTTGGTGCGGCTCACTTATCACGCATTTGGATAAAGGAGGAATAGCATCTCTGCTCCACTTCTTCTTTCGGCATCTAAACCCAGGGGGCACGTGCGTTTTTACCAGTCATGGGATCCGCGTTGAAAATCTTCTGACACGCGGTGAAATCAATTATTCTTTAACCCCGGATCTCGTTGAGAAACTCCTACAAGGCTATCGAGAATCAGGTGCTGCTTTCTCTGAATATAATAAAAGCAAAGAGGGCTATGGGATCTCCCTAACCAGCGACGCAGTCATTAGAAAGCTCGCCGCGGAAGCCGGCGATTGGTCATGCGTAGGTTTTGAGCCTGCCGGGTGGGATAATCACCAGGACGTTTATGCGTTCCGAAGAGACTCCTAA
- a CDS encoding efflux transporter outer membrane subunit, with the protein MSSLLLLSGCVTKSPPNQSDKLDITAPASFVSDNDRAPFWNDGWMQDIQDPMLPKIIAEALEHNYNLVAAEGRLEAARATAVIQGSGKYPSLTLNTSGNRSQRNNAGGVVITSNQSKNFGLNGRTNWELDLWGRVRDQASAGLADYQASVEDYRDARFSIAANVARAWYRAISSELQLQISIESLETFESNLEIIEENFKRGIARALDLHLMRANVANSKSSYETRLRAFEGDRRTLEILLGRYPANEIAIAKELPQIKKSIPVGLPDDLLNRRPDIRSAERRLAADSKGVDVAKKALLPGINLNGSYGTSTREFDLLTDERFKVWSYGYNISLPVLQGGRINATKDRTYAVYKQSLANYHQSVLRAFEEVETSLSDEDSLFRDEEALRETVVEYNAAVDLAWEQYNRGLVDIITVLDSQRRLFNAERSLIVISNQRIQSRIGLYLALGGGFVDEEEEPETY; encoded by the coding sequence TTGTCTTCCCTGTTGCTACTCAGTGGGTGTGTTACGAAATCTCCACCAAACCAGTCCGATAAATTGGATATTACCGCCCCTGCCAGTTTCGTTTCCGATAACGACAGAGCTCCTTTCTGGAACGACGGGTGGATGCAGGATATCCAGGACCCCATGCTTCCTAAGATTATTGCTGAAGCATTGGAGCATAACTATAATTTAGTGGCCGCTGAAGGGCGTCTCGAAGCCGCACGTGCAACGGCTGTGATTCAGGGCTCTGGTAAATACCCCAGCCTGACACTCAATACCTCGGGAAACCGATCGCAGCGTAATAATGCGGGAGGGGTAGTTATCACGAGTAATCAGAGTAAGAATTTTGGTTTAAACGGAAGGACCAATTGGGAGTTGGATCTCTGGGGACGTGTGAGAGACCAAGCGTCTGCTGGTCTGGCTGACTATCAGGCTTCGGTTGAAGATTACCGGGATGCTCGTTTCTCAATAGCCGCCAATGTGGCTCGTGCCTGGTATCGGGCTATCTCTTCGGAGCTACAACTCCAGATATCCATTGAGAGCTTGGAAACCTTTGAGTCCAATTTAGAGATTATTGAGGAAAACTTTAAGCGAGGTATCGCGCGCGCGCTCGATCTTCATTTGATGCGGGCGAATGTCGCCAATTCTAAGAGTAGTTATGAGACTCGTCTGAGAGCTTTCGAAGGTGATCGCCGAACGCTTGAAATTCTTCTCGGGAGATATCCTGCGAATGAGATAGCGATCGCCAAAGAATTGCCGCAGATAAAGAAGTCGATTCCTGTGGGGCTTCCCGATGATCTCCTGAATCGTCGTCCCGACATCCGTTCTGCTGAACGCCGGTTGGCTGCAGACTCGAAGGGTGTCGATGTCGCGAAGAAAGCGCTGTTACCAGGAATTAATCTTAATGGAAGCTATGGAACGAGCACCCGGGAATTTGATCTTCTAACAGATGAACGATTTAAAGTTTGGAGCTATGGTTACAATATAAGTCTTCCGGTGCTCCAAGGTGGACGAATCAACGCGACCAAGGATCGAACCTATGCTGTCTATAAGCAATCACTGGCCAACTATCATCAATCGGTCTTGAGAGCTTTTGAAGAAGTTGAAACTTCGCTTTCAGATGAAGACTCTCTTTTCCGTGATGAAGAAGCGCTTCGTGAGACGGTCGTGGAATACAATGCGGCGGTTGATTTAGCCTGGGAACAATACAATCGAGGCTTGGTTGATATTATCACCGTCCTGGATTCCCAGCGTCGCCTCTTCAATGCCGAACGCTCTCTAATTGTTATCAGCAACCAAAGAATTCAAAGTCGAATCGGACTCTACCTGGCCTTGGGTGGAGGATTCGTTGACGAGGAAGAGGAACCCGAAACTTATTAA